A region of Thermococcus barossii DNA encodes the following proteins:
- the hisH gene encoding imidazole glycerol phosphate synthase subunit HisH, which translates to MIAIVDLGIGNLANVKKALGGTITSDPYEIERAEKIVLPGVGNFGAVMDRLEPLRGVILDAINEGKPFLGICLGLQLLFEGSEESPGKPGLGVFRGNVVRFRGVRTPHIGWNQLWLRKECPLFEGIKDGAYFYFVHSYHAVPEEDIVAGVTDYESKGQRVVFTSAVCRDSVYAVQFHPEKSGKNGLRVMRNFRGL; encoded by the coding sequence GTGATAGCGATAGTTGACCTCGGCATAGGAAACCTCGCCAACGTGAAGAAAGCTCTGGGAGGAACCATAACGAGCGACCCCTACGAGATAGAGAGGGCCGAGAAGATAGTCCTGCCCGGCGTTGGAAACTTCGGGGCAGTGATGGACAGGCTTGAGCCCCTCAGGGGCGTCATACTCGATGCCATAAACGAGGGGAAGCCCTTCTTGGGGATATGCCTCGGCCTTCAGCTGCTCTTTGAGGGGAGCGAGGAAAGCCCGGGGAAGCCCGGTCTGGGGGTCTTCAGAGGGAACGTGGTGAGGTTTCGGGGCGTCAGAACGCCGCACATCGGCTGGAACCAGCTCTGGCTCAGAAAGGAGTGCCCCCTCTTTGAGGGAATTAAAGATGGAGCGTACTTCTACTTCGTCCACTCCTACCACGCGGTTCCGGAGGAGGACATCGTTGCGGGCGTCACCGACTACGAGTCAAAGGGGCAGAGAGTCGTCTTCACCTCGGCGGTGTGTAGGGACAGCGTTTACGCCGTCCAGTTCCACCCGGAGAAGAGCGGGAAGAACGGTTTGAGGGTCATGAGGAACTTCAGGGGGCTTTAG
- the hisF gene encoding imidazole glycerol phosphate synthase subunit HisF yields the protein MLAKRIIAALDIKAGRVVKGIKFRNIRDAGDPIELAKRYEAEGIDEIVFLDITASYERRKILLGLVERIAGEIYVPFTVGGGIRTVEEAREIIKRGADKVFINTAAVERPELVREIAEIVGTANLVVAIDARWNGSFWEVYTHGGRKPRGIDAVEWARTVERLGAGEILLTSMDTDGTKEGFDIALTRAVAEAVDIPVIASGGAGKPEHFYEAFKAGAEAALAASIFHYGEYTVGELKGYLAKRGIPVRLDY from the coding sequence ATGCTCGCCAAGCGAATAATAGCGGCCCTGGACATAAAGGCCGGAAGGGTCGTCAAGGGGATAAAGTTCAGGAACATACGCGACGCCGGCGACCCGATCGAGCTGGCCAAGCGCTACGAGGCGGAGGGAATAGACGAGATAGTTTTCCTCGACATAACGGCGTCGTACGAAAGGAGAAAAATCCTGCTCGGGCTGGTCGAGAGGATAGCCGGGGAGATATACGTCCCCTTCACGGTCGGCGGCGGCATAAGGACGGTTGAGGAGGCGAGGGAGATAATCAAGCGAGGGGCAGATAAGGTCTTCATCAACACGGCGGCGGTTGAAAGGCCGGAACTGGTGAGGGAGATTGCCGAGATAGTTGGCACCGCCAACCTCGTGGTGGCAATCGACGCCAGGTGGAACGGCTCCTTCTGGGAGGTCTACACCCACGGCGGAAGGAAGCCGAGGGGAATTGATGCGGTCGAGTGGGCGAGAACCGTTGAAAGACTCGGTGCTGGAGAGATACTCCTGACGAGCATGGACACCGACGGAACGAAGGAGGGCTTCGACATAGCCCTGACGAGGGCCGTCGCGGAGGCGGTTGATATACCGGTCATAGCCTCTGGCGGAGCTGGAAAACCGGAGCACTTCTACGAGGCCTTTAAGGCTGGGGCTGAAGCGGCTCTTGCGGCTTCAATCTTCCACTACGGGGAATACACCGTCGGCGAGCTGAAGGGGTACCTGGCCAAGAGGGGAATCCCCGTGAGGCTGGACTACTGA
- the hisA gene encoding 1-(5-phosphoribosyl)-5-((5-phosphoribosylamino)methylideneamino)imidazole-4-carboxamide isomerase, translating into MEVYPAIDLMGGKAVRLYKGRREEVRVYGEPVEIAERFAELVDKIHIVDLDGAFEGFPRNLDVVREIIEETGLRVQFGGGLRSYEAIAKAYEIGVENAILGTKALDLRFLDRITEEFEGITVSLDSRNGRITVRGWLESGMPVREAYETLKPYVNRFIYTSVERDGTLTGIEEIKRFWQSGEFIYAGGVSSAEDVGKLAKAGFSGVVVGKALYERKLALEELLEVAKCSPSE; encoded by the coding sequence ATGGAGGTTTATCCCGCGATAGACCTGATGGGCGGAAAAGCGGTGAGGCTCTACAAGGGGAGGAGGGAGGAAGTCAGGGTCTACGGCGAACCGGTTGAGATAGCTGAGCGGTTCGCCGAGCTCGTGGACAAAATCCACATAGTTGACCTGGACGGGGCCTTTGAAGGCTTTCCCCGAAACCTTGACGTTGTCAGGGAGATAATCGAGGAGACCGGGCTGAGGGTCCAGTTCGGCGGCGGACTCAGGAGCTATGAAGCCATCGCCAAGGCCTACGAAATCGGCGTGGAGAACGCCATACTCGGAACGAAGGCCCTCGACTTGCGCTTCCTTGATAGGATAACCGAGGAGTTTGAAGGCATAACGGTCAGCCTCGACTCGCGGAACGGGAGGATAACCGTGAGGGGCTGGCTTGAAAGTGGAATGCCGGTTAGAGAAGCCTACGAAACGCTGAAACCCTACGTGAACCGCTTTATTTACACCTCCGTTGAGAGGGACGGCACACTGACGGGAATAGAGGAAATCAAGAGGTTCTGGCAAAGCGGGGAGTTCATCTACGCCGGGGGAGTGTCGAGCGCCGAAGACGTAGGAAAACTTGCGAAAGCCGGCTTCTCGGGGGTCGTGGTCGGAAAGGCCCTGTACGAGAGAAAGCTCGCCCTTGAGGAGCTTCTGGAGGTGGCGAAATGCTCGCCAAGCGAATAA